The region TAGTTGACCAGCGCCGGCACATTATCGGGGTCGCGCGCCAGCGCCCCCGCGACGAAACGCTCCGCCTCCGCGTAGCGCCCCTGGTACAAGAGGAGCGTGCCGTAGCTGTTCAGCGTATCCGGATTGTCGGGGGTGAGCCTCAGCGCCTCGTCGAGCGCGCGTTTGGCCGCCGGTACGTTATCGAGTCTTATGTACGCCAGGCCGAGGTTGTTCCACGAGAAGGCGTCCTCCGGCTCGAGCGCCACGGCCTTCTCGTACGCCCGGGCCGCGGCCCGGTCATCCCCCAGGGAAGCGTACGCGCCGCCCAGGTGATGGTAGGAGTACGCTTCCGCTATAATGACGTTGGCGGGCGGAGGCCAATAGGCCGCGGCGTACCCGGCGATTACCACCGCCGCGCCGACGGCGATTTTCCACCTCGTCCGGGCCCGAGCCGCGTCGACGAGCCCCACGACCGCCGCGGCGGCGAATACCGCCAGCAGGGGGAAGGCCGGGAAGCGGTAACGGCCCGTTACGAAGAAGAGCGTCGCGAGCGAGCCGAGGTACACCGCCAACAGCGCCAGCGCCGGCCAAAATTTCCGCCGCGGCGCCGCCAACGCCGCGCCGGCCAGCGCCCACGGCAGTATTATGCCCCACGTGAAGGGCAGGATTTTCAATACCCCGCTCCTCGGCCTAAAGAAGTTGAAGTCCTGGTGGTTCGGTATTTCGTACGCGCTCGCGAGGAGGCGGAGGCGCCGCCCCACTTTCGTCGTATAATCGCCCGGCCGCGTAAGAGCGTATTTTACCGCCTCGCGGGTGAAGAAGGCCGAGACCTCGGAGGGTTTGAGCGGGCGGCCCAGCTTCTCCTCGGCGTACGCGGTGGACGACGCCTCCATGTGCGCGGGCCACGGCCCGGGCGCTTTGAACGTGCCGTTGGCCTGGGGGTTGTTGCCGATGAAGAGGTTGACGCCGCCGTTGGAGGAGATGAGGACGACGTCGCGGCCTACGACGTAATTGCGGACGGCGCAGGGGGCGACGACCACCGCC is a window of bacterium DNA encoding:
- a CDS encoding tetratricopeptide repeat protein is translated as MNATLRRYLPPAAVVAAALAVRLLYFAGIRDFPLFSAATGDTVEYARQAQIILSGELLGRGVYFHSSPAYPYFIAGVKLATRGGFADFRAVAFLQLLASVATAALVFLLGKRLAGTAAGVVAGLIYALSPAAVFYDGELLMDFLLPAVLAGVALLASTSRWSPGRAAAAGALIALGALARPNYLLLLLPVALAIWFLAEGASRLARGKYVAALVAAAAVVVAPCAVRNYVVGRDVVLISSNGGVNLFIGNNPQANGTFKAPGPWPAHMEASSTAYAEEKLGRPLKPSEVSAFFTREAVKYALTRPGDYTTKVGRRLRLLASAYEIPNHQDFNFFRPRSGVLKILPFTWGIILPWALAGAALAAPRRKFWPALALLAVYLGSLATLFFVTGRYRFPAFPLLAVFAAAAVVGLVDAARARTRWKIAVGAAVVIAGYAAAYWPPPANVIIAEAYSYHHLGGAYASLGDDRAAARAYEKAVALEPEDAFSWNNLGLAYIRLDNVPAAKRALDEALRLTPDNPDTLNSYGTLLLYQGRYAEAERFVAGALARDPDNVPALVNYGIVLLARRDGDGALRTLERAAALNPRYANAYFNMGLVYEARGDFAAAAAAYRKGLEFDPRNAEGRRRLAAVTGPGP